A region from the Bos indicus x Bos taurus breed Angus x Brahman F1 hybrid chromosome 9, Bos_hybrid_MaternalHap_v2.0, whole genome shotgun sequence genome encodes:
- the SMLR1 gene encoding LOW QUALITY PROTEIN: small leucine-rich protein 1 (The sequence of the model RefSeq protein was modified relative to this genomic sequence to represent the inferred CDS: deleted 1 base in 1 codon; substituted 2 bases at 2 genomic stop codons), whose translation MSTQSPTLALLVFSEKLGSYHISHITVIQGAPSTANGGPQECASRGQRRSKVHKNFHRDVLSKGQSPRRKQVXPLSEADLTWSANPTGPGRGSLXLAMSPVLSELLSELPGWFLFSGIFLPVTLLLLLLIAYFRIKLMEVNEELSQTPDHQHSLNAGSSPYQRKKRT comes from the exons ATGTCAACACAGTCTCCTACCCTTGCCCTTTTAGTTTTTTCTGAGAAACTTGGTAGTTACCACATAAGCCACATCACTGTCATTCAGGGGGCACCTTCTACTGCCAATGGAGGGCCACAGGAATGTGCGAGCAGAGGACAGCGGAGG AGCAAAGTCCACAAAAATTTCCACCGAGATGTGCTGAGCAAAGGCCAGAGCCCCAGGAGAAAACAAGTGTAGCCTCTGAGTGAAGCTGACCTCACCTGGAGTGCAAACCCCACTGGCCCG GGTAGGGGATCTTTGTGATTGGCAATGAGCCCTGTGCTGTCAGAGCTCCTGAGCGAGCTTCCAGGCTGGTTCCTGTTCTCTGGCATCTTCCTGCCTGTGACTTTGCTGCTGCTCCTTCTCATTGCCTACTTCAGGATCAAGCTGATGGAGG ttaatGAAGAACTGTCACAGACTCCTGATCACCAACACAGTCTCAACGCTGGCTCTTCCCCCTACCAGAGAAAGAAGCGGACGTGA